Genomic window (Rosa chinensis cultivar Old Blush chromosome 6, RchiOBHm-V2, whole genome shotgun sequence):
CATCGTACACTAGGGCATCCATAATGAAATCCGGAGCATGTGTGAACCAATCCTAATGAAGGTTCGAATCAAAACTAATGCTAGCAAGTCTATGAGCTACACGATTTCTATATATCTCTTCTAACATGGTGCATAGAAATATTAGGACATTGAACTAGAAGCCCCTTGATATCAGCAACTAGAGGACTCAAAGGAGATAGATCACCAACTGAGGAGGAAATTGCCTGGACCGCAAGCAAACAATCACTTTCCAGTTCAGCTTGTAAGTAACCATGCTACTGCCTGCATGAATAGAAGACCTTGTTGTATAGCTAGTAATTCAACATGTAGAGGAGAACTGACAAAAGGCAGCAACAAAGGTGCCCATAGAATTGCTCAAGACGACCCCCCCCCCGCTCCTCCATGCTGAAGTAACATTAGATAAAAATGAGCCATCCACATTCATTTTCAGTAACTCACCACGAGGGGGAATCCATTTCTTAATCACTGTATGTTTTGGACTACTGGAATGGTCTCTAGATTGCGTAGCCCTTAGGTACTCCTCATACCAAGCCATGGCAGAAGCAATTAGCATGAAATTGTACTTCTCCTTATCATTCCACAGTTTGTCATTACGGTTCTTCCAAATGCTCCAGAGAATAATCAATAGTTTATCAAAAACATGAGAAGGAAGAGATAGTACCTGTTCCAGCAGCCATTCTTTCAAAGTAAAGGCCGGACTGACATAGATTGGAATTGAGAAAGGAGGTGACTGTAGGAtagatttggcagtagcacaATCACATAAAACATGACCAATAGACTCATAAGGACCGAACAAAGAACACAATGCAGATCACCAATGTAACCTTTAGTACTTAAAGCTGCTCGAGTCGGAAGTATGTTGTGGCAAGCCCTACAACCAAAGATAGCTACTTTACTGGGCACTTTAGCATTCCAAAGAGCCTTCCAAAGCGGCAAATAGGGATCTCCAGAAGAGGTAGAAGAATAATAGTTCCCCATAGACAGCTCCCTAGCCACTCTGTAAGCTAACTTAACTGAAAAGAAACCTTTTGGTTCTAATTTCCATGCAAAACGATCAGTGTTAAAACGTCTGCTTAGAGGAATACGCAGAACTTTAGCAGCTACATCTGCAGGGAAACATAGATGAACAGAAGCCACATTCCAATTGCATGAATTGTAATCGATCAAATCAGCAACTAACTCAAAGATAGTATCCTCAGGTTTATTCAATAAATGGTGAGGAGTATTTGGAATCCAATTATCCTCCCAAATGCTAACCTTGGTGCCAGTTCCAATTTTCCAATACAAACCAGCTTGTAAAACTGAACGAGCTTCCAAAATGCTTCTCCAAGAAAATGAGGGTCTGTCACCCATATCAGCAGTGAGAAAGGTACCATGGGGGTAGTAAACAGCTTTGAGGACTTGAGCAACTAATGAGTCCGGCTTGGATATCAACCTCCAACCCTGCTTGGCTAGCATGGAAAGATTATGGGCATGTAAATGCTTAAAGCTCATACCTCCTTCTTCCTTAGGTAGACACATTCTCTCCCTAGACCGCCAAtggatttttttcttctgattagTACTCCCCCAGAAGAAATCAGTGCACAATTGTTGTAAATCATCACATAAGGATTTCGGCAACATATAGCACCTCATAGCATAGGTTGGAATTGTCTGAGCAACAGCTTTGATCAAAACTTCTTTTCCTCCAGCACTCAGTACTAATGAGTTTTTTAGTTAGAAAGTGGCTAAGTAGTTATAATGCAGCGCAATTGAGAAAATTAAGGTCATGGTATCCAGACACCCTCTGCTCAAGCATATATAATTGAGAGATTTATTACTGTTTGTCTGTGAACTGTGGCGTTTGGAATCAGAGGGATCAATTGGTTTTTAATCTGTCAACCAAAAGAAATATTTGTTATTAATCATATAGCTCCTACTGTGCCTCAAGCccgtttttatattttaaatttctTATGAGATTTCGGTTAAAAAAGTAATGTTGTTATGAATAAAATCAGGCACAGACATAAACAACCTAGTGGGTGGTCAGCTTCTGCTGAGAAGTTTTATAAGCTTAATTTTGATGGATCAGTGTTGCCATTCGTCAAGCTTCTGTTGGCTTTATTGGCAGTAATATATATGTTTGGtgaagttgttgttgttgcaggttCAGCTTCTTTCGGTAATATTTCAGTAGTAGTTCAAGCAGAATTTACAACTCTTAAATTAGGTCTTATACAAGCTGTCAGACTCAAATCAGATGTTGCAAGGGAAGGTGAGTTTGAATGCTCATCAATGTGATTCACAAGAAAGCTCAAGTTCCATGGAGGATACACACTGTCTACAGACATTTAGCAGCTCTCTTTCCCAATTCCCCAAATTAATTTTGCTCATATTTTGTGAGGCTAACACACTAGCTTGCCGACACATTTGCAACTTTGGATCACACATGTGATCATTCTTGGGTTTCTACATTTTCTAATGAGGTGTTGTTTGATTATCGAAGATCCATGTGGATCGTCTTTGTAATGCTGTTTtgacataaaaagaaaagaaaaatgcctACAAAATTTTGTCACCTGTTTAATGATTATTTGCAGTAGAAATCATCTTTTGGCGCTTTTCCTTCATATATTTAAATGTAGGTCATGGCAGAAGAGGCTTTTGCTTTCTCTTTGATGAAATGAAGCGTTTTGCTTTCTGTATGATAACTTGGTTGAAGTAAAGAATGAGATTTGGGTTCCTTGTCTGTAATTTGCCTATTCCCTTCAAATTGAAGCCCTTCCATTAGACATTGCCATTCTTTTTCAACCTTTTTCCTGAGTTTATTAACATCATCTTCATGCTcagaccaaaaaataaaatcatcttCTGCCCATAAAAGAGATAAGGTGAAATATAATCTGAATAGAAGAAATATGAATGTTTTGGTGAGAAAATTAATTCTCACCAAAACATTCATATTTCTTCTATTCAGATTATAAACCTACAAACCGAAAACTAAACTGAAAAGGTTTCCTAGCTAATGGGAGACACGGATTTAAATCCTAGTCGTAGAAAACAGAACAGGCCCAATccacatatatataagaaaacaaATATCCTAATCTGACACAAAACGTAAGACATCAGATCTCCAACGCCGTACAAGAACCAAAGCAGAAGACACTGTACTTACTTTCTGCGCCACCTGACTTGAGTCTGATTTCTGCAGGATTCTTCTGGATGGAGCCAGGTATGTTAGACCTCTGTTAGTACTATTGATTACCATAGTTTAACATCAAACAACTTTTACAAAAGATTACCCTAGTTTAATCTTTATTCCACTTTGAATCTTTGATGCATGGAATATGTTCTGCTCTGTGTACTGACTTTTGTTGAATTTAGCTATGTGAGTCTGGTATATCTGCTTCTTTGATATAGCAAAACATTTCTGGATAAAATAGAAAGATGACATTATTGCAAATAACCTTCTgttttgtttgaactttgaagatgGACTTATGATTTCTGTTTCTATCAGCTCTACCATTTTGATTCGAAAAAACAAAGGGGCATTTGTTCTTATAAACTATATCTGTAGAAAATTCTTTGATGCCTATTGTTATAAATTAACAGTcaagctaattttttttttttttcccttcagaTTGGGCAAGTTTACCCAAGCACGTTTTAGATTCAGTTTTAGAGAAGTTAGTGTCACTATTAGACTACTTGCGATTCAGCATTGTTTGTAAGTCATGGTATTATGTAGCAAAAGATAATCAAATCCAACGTGCTAAGATGACAGCTCCAATGCTCTTGATCTGTGCTAACAAAAGACATTCATGGAACTTATACAGCATCGTGGATGACAAGGTCTTTGATTTGCAAATAAGTGTGCCAAACAAGCGATATTGTGGCTCTTCCTTTGGATGGTTGATAGCTGTTGAGAAGAATTTTGCAATAACCCTAATCAATCCGTTTCTTAGGGTTAAAGGtaggaggaagaaagaaaactcaatcattCGGCTTCCTTCAATGCGGTTACCTCCAAGCAATTTTGAGAGGCGTAGATGGTCTAGACAATGTAACCATTATGTTTTCAAGGCCACTATGTCAGCAGACCCCATAGCAGATGCAGAGGATTGCATTGTGGTGGTCATATATAGGGAATTTTGTCAAATGGCTTTCATTAGGCTTGGTAAAGCCGCAACATGGACTTATATTGATACCGGTGTTGATAGACTGGGGACCTTAATTCATGAAGTCACTAATGTTGAAGATAAATTTTACGCTGTTGATCAGAAGTTTCGGCTTTTATCCTTTGGTGTCACTGCTGAGTCCAACCCAAATGTAGAAGTTGTTGCATGCATGACCCGACCACCTGCTCTGAGCAAGAGATATCTCGTATATTCAATTGAGAAAGAATTATTGATGGTTATTAGGTATGTGGCATATGATGGTGGAAAACGTTCGACGGTGGGATTCTTGGTTTTCGAATTGAATTTTGACAAGCGTGAATGGGTTGCCAAAGACAACTTAGGTGATGATGTTGCGCTCTTTGTGGGTGATAGTTCTTCTGTAACTGTGCCGGCTTCAAAATCAGGATGTCTATCAAATTGCATATACTTTATCCATGATAATGATGGTCAGGGCTATGATATTGATCGACGCTATCATTTAGATTTTGGTGTTTACAATGTCAAAAGTAAAAGCATTTCACAACCTTACACCTCGCATGCCAAGAGCCTCGTGGAAATGACTGATTATGAACCAGTTTGGGTCAAACCAACTTTAAATTtgtaacaagaaaagaaaaaaagggctTCTTGTGGTTAATATCTGTTATTCTTTTCAAGTTATTTTGTTTCTCTGTTAAGTAGTTTATGAGCACTTATGAATCACGACTGTTGCGCGCTATCTAAACAAGATGATGTGGCATGATTGGTGAACGAAACCAAATAGGGGAGGGGGAAGTCGAACATGGGACCTTAAGCCAACACTTTGGTGGATTGGAATCAGGTGATTGACATAGATTAAGCTGGTTTGTTTGCGGACGTTTGATACTGTTTGAAAAAGGTACAGCTGCAGAAGCATAGCAAATTAACATGCCAGAACTGAAAATGTTGTAATGTGTACTGGAATTCATAAACATTATCGAGGGATGGGCTTTGCAAATTTGCCCTCTTTCACGTCAGATGATGACTACAAACAGAACATGTACAACATAATATACGAAACACGACAATCATACCCATAATGACGCGCTAACAAGATCCCCTGCATCTAATACTCTTGCTCAAAGTCTCTAATAGCTGCATAATTATAATTGAAAGAGAAGTATTTTCTAGAGAATATAATTTATTCCTAAGGTTGCAGTGCTTACCTTCTATCCAGACACCAGCACTTGTAGTTTGGTTTTGACAATTCATAAAGCTCATCAGGTGTCATCTTCTCAAGTTTTTCAGTTGTCCAAGAATCAAAATTCCCATGGATGTCATTTGAATACGTTGTAGCAAGTGATGCAACAATGCCTTCTGTCTGATGATCTAGGGCTCGAAATCTCTTGTACAGTCTCATTACAGCCACACAATCTTCATAGGGATCATGCATACCAGACTGGATATCATACCTGTAAAGCCAAAGCTTCATGATTCACTGGAGAATTTACAATCAGAGATGACTCCAACAAGCAAATAACATAGACTGCAAGATGGAGATCCCTACAACTTGAGACTATTAGAAACTTTACTAGTTTCTGGATAAGTACTCAAATCATGAAGTGCGATAGAATATTTGCATGAAGTAAATGATAGATGGTAAACAACATTTGATGTTTACAATACAAATATATTGAAGGGAGAGAAGAGACAAAGAAATCATATGTCTCCAAGGGAAAGAAGGCTCGCAACAGTTTCTAAATGCACTAATCTCCAAAACAACACAAGTGAAATGCTAAGTTAGATGGAATtgagccaattttgtgacttctACCTGTCGTTCTATAAGTAATATGAACAAAGCTTCTAGACTAGAatttgaattagagataatgACCCAACAAAATAGAAGGGAACATAACAATTTGTAATGTAAACCAGCTCAAACTAGAAGAACAATATATCTCTTAACTAAGCAACTTCTTACCAGAAATTGGTTTCTAGTTAAGAGAATAAACTGGAATCAGCATaagcaaataaaattattttaccaaaaaaaaaaaaaacaaatataaaaacaaaagcaaaagtcTGAGAAGAAGAATAACTTACCCCAGATATGTTCTGGTGAGATACTTAAGTGAGTGACTGACTAGATTTGTTTTCATCAGTGGATGGTACTTTGCAGTATCCCTGCATATAAAATAAGGAACCATCAAGCATCTAAATGCTGCCAAATAAACACAATACAAAAATTCAGTTCACTATTATGAAAGAATCAGTGAAATCACCATTTCACAGAAAAGTAAGGCAGCCCAAGTACTACAGCCAATATAATAAAAGGGAATTAAAGATTAGAATAGCTTTGCATATGAGAAACCAAAATAGATTGAATCCTCCGCAGAGATTACACAGTTTCATTCAAATATTCGTCCAACTGTCCATGAAAAGGTACTGAACATAGTGCTGCAGAATTAATATTGGGGTAGGGGATTTAATCTGTTAACCAAATGATGAAGCAGGTGCTCGAAGAAGACATGACTTGGGAATGGAAAAAAGGTTTATACCTCAGCAGGTGCTCAGGATAATACATTCCCATGCAATCCAAATCATGCTCCAAATCATGCCCCACAAGAAGCTTGGCCTTTTCCCCATCCAACCTTGATCTCCCAATAGACTCTCCATTGTACAAAACTTTCAAGATTTTGTCGTGCACTTCTTTGAGTGGCATGGCATTTCTAAGATGATCTTCTGTTAACCCAGTAATTTCATATCTGAAAACATTGTAAAAGGCATGTGAATCAGAGCAGGCCTGGTCCCCAAATTCTTGAGACAAATCAAAGATGAGAAGTCATATGCACATGCCTGTAATTCGTGATAGAAATTTGAGGCCGCACATAGGTGTGGAATAGGATATTCTCGTCTTCATCTGTCAGGCACACCCTTGCACACAGGTCCAGTGATCCATCACTTCTACCGCCAACCATTTCACAATCCATAGCAATTGCTTCCGCACGGTTATTGAAGTGGTTTTCACCACACAAGTTCAAATAAGATTGAGATTCTGCACAAGCAATTATCACTGTTCCCTGCAACAGGTCAAATAAAAAATGTAAGCCATGTATGTCTACATATATAGAAAGTTGAGAAATTAAGAGTATCGTTGATGGATCAATGGACAATAAGACATTGAAGGTAGTCAACTTACAATAGGAGCAGGTGCAGATAGGAGACACATTTCTCTATGCTGGCTAAGAGAAGCAGGGCTATCAAAGAGCTTCAAACATAAATCACACCCTTGTTCGGAGAAAATTTTCATGCAATTTGCTTTTGCCAATGGACCTAAATAATAGGAGCCACAAAAGAGAAATCAAATAAGAAGCAGTTTCATCAATGAAATATAAAAACTACCCCATGATCTTATCAGCTGAAATGAACTTCCAATTACATCTCACCAGTAAGATGTTCCCTCAATGACTCAAAAGATTTGCAGTGCTTTCTACACACTCCACAACTAGGATCATGAGCTGAGTGGAAAGCAACCTTCATGTGCTCAATGAGATGTTCTTTCTTCTTATATTGCTTGTAACAGGCAGGACATTTGTGCCTGTAAGCCGATGGGTCAAAAATTTCAATAGAGTCATTCAAATTCATACATTGCATTCAGTCCCAAACTCCCAATAGAAATAGACCCTTAGAACAAGTAAAAGACCTTCACTCGCATATAAGTAAATGTACAGATTCTATTTACTTGTTTTGAAGACTTTATTAATTAAAAAGGTTTAGATACATTACTCTAATTGTAAAACTCTGAAAATATGTTAACTTGTTCCTGCAGCTGTATTATATATAAGCATTACAGTACTTTCTGGGCTTAAATCTAGAACCTTTATAACTACCCTGACACATCGATTACTCTCCTGCAATAACTAAGATGACTATACGAAACAAGATTTTCAGATTACACACTTCACACATTACTTCAGATGAAGAATGTTGAGAGTTACAGCTGCACAATCAAAGAAATGTGTCATCAAAGCAATGATAAACCCTTCCACAAGAACCGAAAAATGCACAATAACCCAGATGAATAACGTTAAAGATCCAAACTTCAAACTACCCTTTGCATTTCCAGCACAATCAAAGCTACCTAAGCCAATAAACACCTTTGATTTACTTAATTTAGACGCACTTAGAAGCATAACTCTAAATGAGCAAACCAAAGCCAGATACAAAAAGCAATAGCCAATGCCACACTCCACATAACATAAAGAATCAATCTTTAAACCAGAAAAATTGTACTTTCTCGGCAACATGCAAACCCTTGTTAGAAATgtggaaaggaaagtaaaccCATAAACCTCAATAATTGCAgaacatgagagagagagagagagagagagagagagagagagagaggtgacaCCTGGCTGTTGGGGTTTTCTGCAAGTCGGGTTCGGAGTCCATGGAGTGAATACCGGAATAGTATCCCGGTGGATCCGAATGGGGATTTTCTCACTTCCCAAATAGCCAAATATAGtgaccagagagagagagagagagttgatcAGGGTTTAAAGAAATTTGGCAGAGACCACACTACTGTGTGCAAGTGTGCAACGACGTACCTGCGATCGAAACCATTAACTACACGGTTGTCTTTCCGGTTTTAACCCTTAAACTTTTGTACTTCGTTTGAGTTCTAGTTTGGTGTTGGCCTCAAAAATGGTATGGTCTAGTTTGGTACTTCCGTTACTGAAAGCAAACAAGACTACATGGGACTGCATCAATTTAAAAAACTTCATTTTTATTCGTCATAATTTATTTGGATCAAATCGAACCTCTAATTTAACTTAATCTGAATCTAAATCACCATCATTCTTCACCACTTGGGCAAATTTAAGGACAGGCCGATATCATTATTCtttgtaataatttttttttcccttaaattTAACATTTTTATAATTCATAAATCTATTAACcgcaacaaataaaaaaatgatttgatCAAACAATAGTCATTTTTCTACTAATTTTGAGAAGTATAATCTTCAATAGTAAGTAGAATTAGACAAACAAACTGAGTcacttatatttttatcatgTTCTTCAACTTAATCTCGTTTTTGTATTTGGGTTTGGTATTGAAGTATAATATGTTCATGTTCAACACCATGGTCTTTACCGTATAACTAAGCATTACAATAATAAAACTTAAGAACGCACCTAAATGTGGTCAGAGAAGAATAGGTGAATAACTTCACAACATGCATATAGAAAATGTACGTCACCTGAAATCTAAGTTCTTCTTCTCAGCATATGAATATGAATATGCTTAGAGACAAATGAGGACGAAAACCAAATTTTGTTTATGTCATAATGATTAACCTATTTTAAAATGGGCCAAGATAACACTACTAGCTAAACAAATTTAATGAACGAATTTGATTTGCTACACAATTATGTGAAATAACTTATTCATGAACTTCATAGTCGCTAATTCTAAACCAAGCATGTCCTTCTCACCCCTAAATACTCA
Coding sequences:
- the LOC112169715 gene encoding apoptosis-enhancing nuclease, whose translation is MDSEPDLQKTPTARHKCPACYKQYKKKEHLIEHMKVAFHSAHDPSCGVCRKHCKSFESLREHLTGPLAKANCMKIFSEQGCDLCLKLFDSPASLSQHREMCLLSAPAPIGTVIIACAESQSYLNLCGENHFNNRAEAIAMDCEMVGGRSDGSLDLCARVCLTDEDENILFHTYVRPQISITNYRYEITGLTEDHLRNAMPLKEVHDKILKVLYNGESIGRSRLDGEKAKLLVGHDLEHDLDCMGMYYPEHLLRDTAKYHPLMKTNLVSHSLKYLTRTYLGYDIQSGMHDPYEDCVAVMRLYKRFRALDHQTEGIVASLATTYSNDIHGNFDSWTTEKLEKMTPDELYELSKPNYKCWCLDRR
- the LOC112171584 gene encoding uncharacterized protein LOC112171584, which encodes MEPDWASLPKHVLDSVLEKLVSLLDYLRFSIVCKSCIVDDKVFDLQISVPNKRYCGSSFGWLIAVEKNFAITLINPFLRVKGRRKKENSIIRLPSMRLPPSNFERRRWSRQCNHYVFKATMSADPIADAEDCIVVVIYREFCQMAFIRLGKAATWTYIDTGVDRLGTLIHEVTNVEDKFYAVDQKFRLLSFGVTAESNPNVEVVACMTRPPALSKRYLVYSIEKELLMVIRYVAYDGGKRSTVGFLVFELNFDKREWVAKDNLGDDVALFVGDSSSVTVPASKSGCLSNCIYFIHDNDGQGYDIDRRYHLDFGVYNVKSKSISQPYTSHAKSLVEMTDYEPVWVKPTLNL